One Spinacia oleracea cultivar Varoflay chromosome 4, BTI_SOV_V1, whole genome shotgun sequence DNA segment encodes these proteins:
- the LOC130472174 gene encoding photosystem II protein D1 — MTAILERRESESLWGRFCNWITNIENRLYIGWFGVLMISTLLTATSVFIIAFIATPPVDIDGIREPVSGSLLYGNNIILGAIIPTSTAIGLHFYPIWEAASVDEWLYNGGPYELIVLHFLLGVACYMGREWELSFRLGMRPWIAVAYSAPVAVATAVFLIYPIGQGNFSDGMPL, encoded by the coding sequence ATGACTGCAATTTTAGAGAGACGCGAAAGCGAAAGCCTATGGGGTCGCTTCTGTAATTGGATAACCAACATTGAAAACCGTCTTTACATTGGATGGTTTGGTGTTTTGATGATCTCTACCTTATTGACTGCAACTTCTGTATTTATTATAGCCTTCATTGCTACTCCTCCAGTAGATATTGATGGTATTCGTGAACCTGTTTCCGGATCTCTACTTTACggaaataatattattttgggtGCCATTATTCCTACTTCTACAGCTATAGGGTTGCACTTTTATCCAATATGGGAAGCGGCATCGGTTGATGAGTGGTTATACAATGGTGGTCCTTATGAACTAATTGTTCTACACTTCTTACTTGGTGTAGCTTGTTATATGGGTCGTGAGTGGGAACTTAGTTTCCGTCTAGGTATGCGCCCTTGGATTGCTGTTGCATATTCCGCTCCAGTTGCAGTGGCTACTGCTGTTTTCTTGATCTACCCAATCGGTCAAGGAAACTTTTCTGATGGTATGCCTCTATGA
- the LOC110801885 gene encoding uncharacterized protein: protein MESYILKITVILYIAITATEATLLLPTGSVLGGSLQHGGGANIGGNFDISHQQQIGVSGGLNKGIYVGGQGAAQGTIQGQAQLGSESNINAKVSGSGQGSGSTHGQVGLGGGGQGNTRLGSSLNVDKQFRGSIGAGVGANVGNPSSSQVSGSLDTSLDAKARASGQANLGGNNNLNEKSGGSVDSSFTAKTRVSGSGQGSGQGQAQDQAQFDKKINSDKKSEGSGSIQASNLSKGSGHNQEQLGGNVNFDKKNKGSVGSNMGVLGSGEKPDSSKSQTSKSGKASGTPGSGSTPSQGSIKKSKQESQLGQVTGESSNKYHGQASDESSTSSSNHSFGKSSVQTSNKSFEKSSDKKASRSSTGKNTNELKSGKNLENSTGKKSSPSPKTTLVQGSGQASDQSSKSSSTHGSSQTTSKSYGTSKDHIFKKSSGQGSGQVSGESSNKEKSSNQSFKIGKSTKKFPGVFSGHQASDEASGKFSSQASGGAHEKSSTQGSSKYLDKSLGSSTKQGSFGKSSNQFSSHHKNSSKHASNSFSSTSSSNSSGKCTCQDSTNPSSGQPSRKLLVNA, encoded by the exons ATGGAGTCTTACATCCTAAAGATCACCGTTATTCTTTAT ATAGCAATAACAGCTACGGAAGCGACACTTTTACTTCCTACAGGAAGTGTATTAGGAGGGAGCTTACAACATGGAG GTGGTGCAAACATTGGTGGTAATTTTGATATTAGCCATCAACAACAAATTGGAGTTTCTGGTGGACTTAATAAGGGAATTTATGTCGGAGGTCAAGGGGCGGCACAAGGGACAATACAAGGTCAAGCACAATTGGGTTCTGAATCCAATATTAATGCGAAAGTTTCAGGTTCAGGCCAAGGGTCAGGTTCAACCCATGGTCAAGTTGGTTTGGGTGGCGGCGGCCAAGGTAATACTCGTTTGGGTAGTAGCCTTAACGTTGATAAACAATTTAGAGGTTCTATAGGCGCTGGTGTTGGTGCAAATGTTGGAAATCCATCTTCAAGCCAAGTATCAGGTTCTTTAGACACTAGTCTTGATGCTAAAGCGAGAGCTTCAGGCCAAGCTAATTTGGGTGGTAACAATAACCTTAATGAAAAAAGTGGAGGTTCAGTTGACTCTAGTTTTACTGCAAAAACAAGAGTTTCGGGTTCAGGCCAAGGTTCGGGACAAGGTCAAGCTCAAGATCAAGCTCAATtcgataaaaaaattaattctgATAAAAAAAGTGAAGGATCGGGTTCAATTCAGGCATCAAATTTAAGCAAAGGATCAGGccacaatcaagaacaattaGGTGGCAATGTCAACTTTgataaaaagaacaaaggatCAGTAGGCTCTAATATGGGTGTTTTAGGTTCTGGTGAAAAACCAGACTCAAGCAAAAGTCAAACATCAAAATCAGGAAAAGCATCAGGCACGCCTGGTTCAGGATCCACACCTAGCCAAGGCTCTATTAAAAAATCTAAACAAGAATCACAACTAGGACAAGTAACTGGTGAATCTTCCAACAAGTATCATGGACAAGCATCTGACGAGTCTTCTACAAGTTCATCTAATCATTCATTTGGAAAGTCTTCTGTCCAAACATCTAATAAGTCTTTTGAAAAATCTTCAGACAAGAAAGCAAGTCGATCATCGACCGGAAAAAAtacaaatgaactaaaatctGGCAAAAATTTAGAAAATTCTACGGGAAAGAAATCTAGTCCATCACCGAAAACAACTCTGGTACAAGGATCGGGCCAAGCATCTGACCAATCTTCTAAATCATCTTCAACACATGGTTCAAGTCAAACTACGAGTAAATCATATGGAACATCTAAAGATCATATATTTAAGAAATCTTCTGGACAAGGATCAGGCCAAGTCTCTGGAGAATCATCAAACAAAGAGAAATCATCTAATCAATcctttaaaattggaaaatcaactAAAAAATTTCCAGGAGTTTTTTCAGGTCATCAAGCATCCGATGAAGCATCTGGAAAATTTTCAAGCCAAGCATCTGGGGGAGCTCATGAAAAGTCTTCAACACAAGGATCAAGTAAATACCTTGATAAATCTTTGGGATCATCTACAAAACAAGGGTCATTTGGGAAAAGTTCAAACCAATTCTCTAGTCATCATAAAAATTCCTCAAAGCATGCATCAAATAGTTTTTCTTCGACGTCTTCAAGCAACTCTTCTGGAAAATGCACATGCCAAGATTCAACTAACCCGTCATCCGGTCAACCTTCTAGGAAACTCTTAGTTAATGCCTAg